The Thermotoga sp. genome window below encodes:
- a CDS encoding ABC transporter ATP-binding protein, with amino-acid sequence MAALLEVKNLSTWFYMEEGVVKAVNDVSFTLNSNEVLGIVGETGSGKSVTVKSIMRLIKPPGKIVDGQVMYKGQDILKIPERDMHRIRGKEISMIFQDPMMSLNPLYTIGDQLMETIRHHLGYDKRRAYLRAVEMLELVGIPEPEKRMNNYPFEFSGGMRQRVVIAIALSCNPSVLIADEPTTALDVTIQAQILELMKELQKEFKTGLLFITHDLGVIASMADRIMVMYGGRQMEIGTSDQIFYSPRHPYTKMLLRSVPRVDKRLEKLESIPGQPPRMVDIPPVCPFLPRCPRRIDRCLTEMPELVEIEENHFVRCFNPIEEEVSVERNT; translated from the coding sequence TTGGCAGCACTTCTCGAAGTGAAAAACCTGAGCACATGGTTTTACATGGAAGAAGGTGTGGTGAAAGCGGTAAACGACGTGAGTTTTACTTTGAATTCCAATGAGGTGCTCGGGATCGTAGGAGAAACGGGCTCCGGAAAGAGTGTGACAGTGAAATCCATTATGCGTCTCATAAAACCCCCAGGAAAGATCGTGGACGGTCAGGTCATGTACAAAGGACAAGATATTCTGAAAATACCAGAAAGGGACATGCACAGGATTCGTGGAAAAGAGATATCAATGATCTTTCAGGATCCGATGATGTCTCTGAACCCCCTGTACACGATCGGCGATCAGCTCATGGAAACTATCAGACACCACCTGGGTTACGACAAAAGAAGGGCCTACCTCAGGGCTGTTGAAATGTTAGAGCTCGTCGGAATCCCTGAACCGGAAAAGAGAATGAACAACTATCCCTTTGAGTTCTCGGGGGGAATGAGACAGAGGGTGGTCATAGCGATCGCACTTTCCTGTAATCCTAGCGTGTTGATAGCGGACGAACCCACGACAGCTCTGGACGTCACCATCCAAGCACAGATCCTCGAACTCATGAAGGAACTTCAGAAAGAGTTCAAAACGGGTCTTCTGTTCATAACACACGACCTCGGAGTGATCGCGTCCATGGCGGACAGGATCATGGTGATGTACGGTGGAAGACAGATGGAGATTGGAACGTCTGATCAGATCTTTTATTCCCCACGCCACCCGTACACGAAGATGCTTCTGAGAAGCGTACCAAGAGTTGACAAGAGATTAGAAAAGCTCGAATCCATACCTGGCCAGCCCCCCAGGATGGTGGACATACCACCTGTGTGTCCTTTCTTACCACGCTGCCCCAGAAGGATCGACAGATGTTTAACCGAGATGCCGGAACTCGTTGAGATAGAAGAAAATCATTTTGTGAGGTGCTTCAACCCTATTGAGGAGGAAGTGAGCGTTGAGAGAAATACTTGA
- a CDS encoding ABC transporter ATP-binding protein, which yields MSKEIVRVENLVKYFPIRAGVFKRIVGWVKAVDGVSFSINEGETFGLVGESGCGKTTVGMTLLRLYEPTAGRIIVSGEDTTYYFMPRSKAKDYIRRTYVNRFKKMKKEDIEKLDGVDRKYARLFFEEAKASPKKFMFILLNDLKEKRKKFRREMQIVFQDPYSSLNPRLRVRSIVREGIVTHKLARGEEVEERVKEILEDVGIPSAYIYRFPHEFSGGQRQRIGIARALALEPKLVVADEAVAALDVSIRSQIINLMEDLQREHKLTYIFISHDLAVVKHISDRIGVMYLGKMVELAPKKILFENPLHPYTVALMSAIPVPDPNKKRKRIILKGDVPSPVNPPSGCRFHPRCPIAKDVCAKEEPPLREIEDGHFVACHFPGELR from the coding sequence GTGAGCAAGGAAATCGTGAGAGTGGAAAATCTCGTGAAATATTTTCCCATAAGAGCTGGAGTTTTCAAGAGGATCGTCGGATGGGTCAAAGCAGTGGACGGCGTGAGTTTCAGCATAAACGAGGGTGAAACTTTCGGATTGGTGGGAGAATCGGGATGCGGCAAAACCACCGTTGGAATGACTCTCTTAAGGTTATACGAACCAACGGCAGGACGAATAATCGTGAGCGGAGAAGACACGACCTATTACTTCATGCCCCGATCCAAGGCGAAAGATTATATAAGAAGAACGTATGTGAACAGGTTCAAGAAGATGAAAAAAGAAGACATAGAAAAGCTCGATGGAGTGGATAGAAAGTACGCTCGTCTTTTCTTCGAAGAAGCGAAGGCCTCACCGAAGAAGTTCATGTTTATCCTCCTCAACGATCTGAAGGAAAAAAGAAAAAAGTTCAGGAGAGAAATGCAGATAGTTTTCCAAGATCCGTATAGTTCTCTAAACCCCAGGCTGAGAGTGAGGAGTATAGTGAGAGAAGGTATTGTCACGCACAAGCTCGCACGTGGTGAAGAGGTTGAAGAGAGGGTCAAAGAGATCCTCGAGGACGTTGGTATCCCTTCTGCCTACATCTACAGATTTCCCCATGAGTTCTCCGGAGGGCAGAGACAGAGAATAGGCATCGCAAGAGCCCTTGCACTGGAGCCGAAGCTTGTCGTGGCAGACGAGGCAGTGGCCGCCCTCGACGTTTCGATAAGGAGTCAAATCATAAACCTCATGGAAGATCTCCAGAGGGAGCACAAGCTCACCTACATCTTCATTTCGCATGACCTGGCCGTCGTGAAACACATCAGCGACCGAATCGGTGTGATGTACCTCGGAAAGATGGTGGAACTCGCTCCGAAGAAAATCCTGTTCGAAAATCCTCTGCACCCTTACACCGTAGCTCTGATGTCGGCGATACCGGTGCCGGATCCGAACAAGAAGAGGAAAAGAATAATACTGAAAGGAGACGTGCCGAGTCCCGTAAATCCGCCTTCTGGATGCCGGTTTCATCCAAGATGTCCCATAGCAAAGGATGTATGTGCCAAGGAGGAACCTCCCCTTCGGGAGATCGAGGACGGGCATTTCGTTGCCTGTCACTTTCCGGGTGAGCTGAGATGA
- a CDS encoding ABC transporter ATP-binding protein — translation MKEPLLQVENLKTYFYTEDGVVKAVDGVSFDVFEGETLGIVGESGSGKSVTSLSIMRLLDQNGRIVDGKIVFKGKNLLELSESEMRKIRGKEIAMIFQEPMVALNPVFTIGDQIMEAIMLHQNVSEREARKMAIDMLKKVGIPESEKRVDEYPHQLSGGMRQRAMIAMALSCRPSLLIADEPTTALDVTIQAQILELMKELQKEYGMAIILITHDMGVIAEVSDKVAVMYAGKVVEYGDVKTIFNEPKHPYTYALLESTPRIDIDHERLKSIPGNVPDPLNFPRGCKFHPRCEFFMKGKCDVEEPELEDLGGHKVRCFFWQKLDEIRRTKSEV, via the coding sequence TTGAAAGAACCCTTGCTTCAAGTAGAAAATCTCAAGACATACTTCTATACAGAAGACGGCGTTGTGAAGGCCGTTGATGGCGTTTCGTTTGACGTGTTCGAAGGAGAAACCCTTGGAATCGTTGGAGAATCTGGGAGTGGAAAGAGCGTGACCTCGCTTTCCATAATGAGACTTCTCGATCAAAACGGGAGAATCGTCGACGGAAAGATCGTCTTCAAGGGGAAAAATCTCCTCGAGCTCTCGGAGAGTGAGATGAGGAAGATTCGAGGAAAAGAGATCGCCATGATCTTCCAGGAACCCATGGTGGCGCTGAACCCCGTCTTTACCATCGGAGACCAAATTATGGAAGCGATCATGCTTCATCAGAACGTTTCCGAGAGAGAAGCGAGGAAGATGGCGATAGACATGTTGAAAAAAGTTGGGATTCCAGAGTCCGAGAAGAGAGTCGACGAGTATCCTCACCAGTTGTCTGGTGGCATGAGGCAGCGTGCCATGATTGCCATGGCACTTTCATGCAGGCCGAGTCTTCTGATAGCGGACGAACCCACGACAGCTCTGGACGTCACCATCCAAGCACAGATCCTTGAACTCATGAAGGAACTTCAAAAAGAGTATGGGATGGCCATCATTCTCATCACTCACGATATGGGAGTCATCGCGGAAGTGTCGGACAAAGTGGCTGTCATGTACGCAGGGAAAGTGGTGGAATATGGAGACGTGAAGACCATCTTCAACGAACCGAAACATCCCTACACTTATGCGCTCCTCGAATCCACTCCGAGGATCGATATAGATCATGAAAGGTTGAAGAGTATACCCGGAAACGTCCCCGATCCCCTCAACTTTCCCAGGGGGTGCAAATTCCATCCGAGATGTGAGTTCTTCATGAAAGGAAAGTGTGATGTTGAAGAACCTGAACTGGAAGACCTCGGAGGCCACAAGGTCAGGTGCTTCTTCTGGCAGAAACTCGATGAGATCAGACGCACAAAAAGTGAGGTGTGA
- a CDS encoding ABC transporter permease, giving the protein MNQELKRILKRFFKDPSAVIGLSLVLFFTVVAILAPIIAPPVHPLTRMKLPDPYLMPVVSWNQSPQPPTHKTDAITKNPNREPIRGVDYHPFGVIGGRDIFYGVVWGTRTAFKIGIIVTLARLLIGILIGSISGYFGGWVDELLMRITDIFLSIPFLIAAVVLTTVLGTGLDKVMIAMIIFGWMGAARLIRGNILQVREEQFVLAAKAIGVPDFLIILKHVLPNSIFPVLIWASMNMGSLVITAAVLSFLGLGAPQGYADWGSILSYSRDWMMEIGKHWYALVYPGTAMVLFVLGWNLLGDALRDAFDPRLKL; this is encoded by the coding sequence GTGAATCAGGAGTTGAAGAGGATCTTGAAGAGATTTTTTAAGGACCCATCTGCGGTTATAGGACTTTCCCTGGTTCTTTTTTTCACGGTGGTGGCTATCCTCGCCCCCATTATCGCACCTCCCGTTCATCCACTCACGAGGATGAAACTACCAGATCCTTACTTGATGCCTGTTGTAAGCTGGAATCAGAGTCCACAGCCTCCCACCCATAAAACGGACGCTATCACGAAGAATCCCAACAGAGAACCAATACGTGGAGTGGATTACCATCCGTTTGGTGTCATAGGTGGAAGAGACATATTCTACGGTGTTGTCTGGGGAACAAGGACCGCCTTCAAAATAGGAATAATAGTAACTCTGGCGAGGCTTCTAATAGGGATTCTGATAGGATCCATCTCTGGTTATTTCGGAGGATGGGTAGACGAACTCCTCATGAGGATCACCGATATATTCCTCTCCATCCCGTTCCTGATAGCCGCTGTTGTTCTGACGACAGTTCTTGGAACGGGTCTGGACAAAGTCATGATAGCAATGATCATATTCGGCTGGATGGGAGCAGCGAGGCTCATAAGAGGAAACATCTTGCAAGTGAGGGAAGAGCAGTTCGTCCTCGCGGCAAAGGCGATCGGTGTGCCAGACTTTCTCATCATACTAAAACACGTGCTCCCAAACTCCATTTTCCCCGTTCTGATTTGGGCGTCCATGAACATGGGATCTCTGGTGATAACGGCTGCTGTGCTCAGCTTTCTCGGTCTTGGGGCTCCCCAGGGATACGCGGACTGGGGATCCATCCTCAGCTACTCCAGAGATTGGATGATGGAGATCGGAAAACACTGGTACGCTCTCGTTTATCCGGGAACCGCCATGGTCTTGTTCGTCCTCGGATGGAATCTACTGGGAGATGCCCTCAGGGATGCCTTCGATCCAAGGCTCAAACTCTAA
- a CDS encoding ABC transporter permease, with amino-acid sequence MTAYVIRRLLLLPLILLGVTFIVFSMIQSLGPDKLLAAYVNPNMLDKLTPEQMDALKEKYGLNDFFVVRYGKWLFNTLRGDLGWSLVGKEPVKDALLKRLPYTVELALYAIFPVIFVGIWLGVKAAVHRGKFLDHFIRIFAVVGWSFPDFVFGLLVLMIFYSILNWLPPGNLSIWAEEVIRSPEFHRYTKLITIDALLNGRFDVFWDGLKHLIGPILTLSWLWWAYLLRITRSSMLEVLNKEYVRTARAKGLSEDVVINKHAKRNALIPVTTVAGGMVIGLFSGTVIVETVFNRTGIGSFTAQAALQLDYASVMASALFFSTILVIGNLIIDILYALIDPRIRLG; translated from the coding sequence GTGACAGCATACGTTATACGAAGATTGCTTCTTCTTCCCCTGATACTCCTCGGTGTAACGTTCATTGTGTTCTCGATGATCCAGTCACTTGGACCCGACAAACTGCTGGCCGCTTACGTGAATCCGAACATGCTGGACAAACTGACACCAGAACAGATGGATGCCTTGAAGGAAAAGTACGGTTTGAACGATTTCTTCGTGGTTCGGTATGGCAAATGGCTTTTCAACACCCTGAGAGGAGACCTCGGATGGTCACTCGTTGGGAAAGAACCTGTGAAAGACGCTCTTTTGAAGAGACTTCCATATACGGTTGAACTCGCGCTCTATGCCATATTCCCGGTTATATTCGTTGGTATCTGGTTAGGTGTGAAGGCTGCCGTGCACAGAGGAAAATTTCTGGATCACTTCATCAGAATATTCGCCGTTGTGGGCTGGTCTTTTCCGGATTTTGTGTTCGGCCTACTCGTTTTGATGATATTCTACAGCATTCTAAACTGGCTCCCTCCTGGAAATCTCAGCATATGGGCTGAGGAGGTGATCAGATCCCCCGAATTCCACCGTTACACGAAACTCATCACAATTGACGCTCTGTTGAACGGAAGGTTCGACGTTTTTTGGGACGGTTTGAAGCACCTCATCGGTCCCATCCTGACTCTTTCCTGGCTCTGGTGGGCGTATCTTTTGAGGATCACAAGATCCAGTATGCTTGAAGTCTTGAACAAAGAATACGTGAGGACAGCCAGGGCAAAGGGACTTTCAGAAGATGTGGTCATAAACAAGCACGCCAAAAGAAACGCCCTCATTCCCGTTACCACGGTGGCAGGTGGTATGGTAATTGGGCTGTTCTCTGGAACGGTGATCGTGGAGACCGTCTTCAATAGAACAGGGATAGGAAGTTTCACGGCACAGGCAGCTCTTCAGCTCGACTACGCGTCCGTCATGGCCTCAGCTCTATTCTTCTCCACGATCCTAGTGATAGGAAATCTCATCATAGATATACTCTACGCTCTCATAGATCCCAGAATAAGACTCGGATGA
- the groES gene encoding co-chaperone GroES, protein MKVIPLGERLLIKPIKEEKKTEGGIVLPDSAKEKPMKAEVVAVGKIDDDEKFDIKAGDKVIFSKYAGTEIKIDDEDYIIIDVNDILAKIEE, encoded by the coding sequence ATGAAGGTGATACCTCTCGGCGAAAGATTGCTGATTAAACCCATCAAGGAGGAAAAGAAGACCGAAGGAGGAATTGTGCTTCCGGATTCAGCAAAAGAGAAACCCATGAAAGCTGAGGTCGTTGCGGTAGGAAAGATCGATGATGACGAGAAGTTCGACATTAAGGCTGGGGATAAAGTGATTTTCTCCAAGTACGCTGGTACAGAGATAAAGATCGATGACGAGGACTACATCATCATCGATGTGAACGATATACTCGCGAAAATCGAAGAGTGA
- the groL gene encoding chaperonin GroEL (60 kDa chaperone family; promotes refolding of misfolded polypeptides especially under stressful conditions; forms two stacked rings of heptamers to form a barrel-shaped 14mer; ends can be capped by GroES; misfolded proteins enter the barrel where they are refolded when GroES binds) — protein MPKLLKFDEEARRALERGVDKVANAVKITLGPKGKNVVIEKSWGSPTITNDGVSIAKEIELEDKFENLGAQLVKEVASKTNDVAGDGTTTATVLAQAMIKEGLKNVAAGANPILLKRGIDKAVEKAVEEIKKLSKKLSGREDIAHVAAISANSPEVGELIAEAMDKVGEDGVITVEDSKTLETYVEFTEGMQFDRGYISPYFVTDAEKMEVVLKEPFILITDRKLSAVKPLIPVLEKVAQTGKPLLVIAEDVEGEALTTLVLNKLKGTLQSCAVKAPGFGERRKAMLQDIAILTGGQVASEELGINLEDLTLEDLGKADLVRVKKDETIIIGGKGDPEAIKKRIAQIKAQIEETTSEYEKETLQERMAKLAGGVAVIKVGAATETELKEKKHRIEDALSATRAAVEEGIVPGGGTTLLRARKAVEKLFEELDGDEKIGAQIVYKALSAPIKQIAENAGYDGAVIIEKVLTNGDPAYGFDALRGEFGDMFERGIIDPAKVTRSALQNAASIAGMLLTTEVLVVEKPEEKKETPSVPEEY, from the coding sequence ATGCCGAAACTTCTGAAGTTCGACGAGGAAGCCAGAAGAGCGCTGGAAAGAGGAGTAGATAAGGTTGCAAATGCGGTGAAAATAACTCTTGGCCCAAAAGGCAAGAACGTTGTCATCGAGAAATCCTGGGGCTCTCCGACTATAACGAACGACGGTGTTTCCATAGCAAAGGAAATCGAGCTCGAGGATAAATTCGAAAATCTTGGAGCCCAGCTTGTGAAGGAGGTTGCCTCCAAGACCAACGATGTTGCTGGAGATGGAACGACAACAGCGACGGTTCTCGCACAGGCGATGATCAAGGAAGGTCTCAAGAACGTTGCGGCGGGAGCAAACCCAATCTTGCTCAAAAGGGGTATAGACAAAGCAGTTGAGAAGGCTGTTGAGGAGATCAAAAAACTCTCGAAGAAGCTCTCTGGAAGGGAAGACATCGCTCATGTGGCGGCAATTTCTGCCAACAGTCCTGAAGTAGGAGAGCTCATCGCCGAGGCCATGGACAAAGTGGGAGAAGATGGTGTCATCACCGTGGAAGACTCCAAGACACTTGAGACTTACGTAGAATTCACCGAAGGAATGCAGTTCGACAGGGGATACATCTCACCGTACTTTGTAACGGACGCAGAGAAGATGGAAGTCGTTCTGAAAGAGCCATTCATTCTCATCACCGATAGAAAACTCAGCGCCGTGAAACCTCTGATACCGGTCCTCGAGAAGGTTGCTCAGACAGGCAAACCACTTCTCGTCATCGCCGAGGATGTCGAAGGGGAAGCGTTGACCACGCTCGTTCTCAACAAACTCAAGGGAACTCTTCAGTCCTGTGCAGTGAAGGCACCTGGATTCGGCGAAAGAAGAAAGGCGATGCTCCAGGATATAGCGATACTCACAGGAGGGCAAGTGGCGAGCGAAGAACTCGGTATCAATCTTGAAGACCTCACGCTCGAGGATCTTGGAAAGGCCGACCTCGTGAGGGTTAAAAAAGACGAAACTATCATAATCGGCGGAAAAGGTGACCCCGAGGCCATCAAAAAGAGAATTGCCCAGATCAAGGCACAGATAGAGGAGACTACTTCCGAGTACGAAAAAGAAACTCTCCAGGAGAGAATGGCCAAGCTCGCTGGTGGAGTGGCCGTCATAAAGGTCGGAGCCGCCACTGAAACAGAGCTCAAGGAGAAAAAACACAGAATCGAAGACGCTTTGAGTGCAACGAGGGCGGCCGTTGAGGAAGGAATCGTTCCCGGTGGAGGAACCACTCTCCTGAGGGCCAGGAAAGCAGTCGAAAAGCTCTTCGAAGAGCTCGACGGCGATGAGAAAATCGGAGCACAGATTGTCTACAAGGCACTCTCCGCGCCGATCAAACAGATCGCTGAAAACGCCGGTTATGATGGAGCTGTGATCATAGAGAAGGTTCTTACTAACGGCGATCCAGCTTACGGTTTCGATGCACTGAGAGGCGAATTTGGAGACATGTTTGAAAGGGGTATCATAGATCCTGCGAAGGTTACGAGGAGTGCGCTCCAAAATGCAGCATCCATCGCTGGAATGCTCCTGACAACGGAAGTGCTGGTCGTCGAAAAACCCGAGGAAAAGAAGGAAACACCGTCTGTACCTGAGGAGTACTGA
- a CDS encoding AAA family ATPase: protein MSISERPLTELLRPKDFDDFVGQDHLFGEDGILKKTLKTGNMFSAVLYGPPGSGKTSVLSLLERYFKGEVVYLSSTVHGVSEIKNVLKRGEQLKRYGKKLLLFLDEIHRLNRNQQTVLVTHVERGDVVLVATTTENPSFAVIPALLSRCKILYFKQLSENDLLKIIEKAVERLDMKLNHDVKKALVRNAEGDARRLLNTLEIVHQVFKNEKVTIEDLTGLFGKSVSYSKEEHYDFASAFIKSMRGSDPNAAIYYLVKMIDMGEDPRFIARRMIIFASEDVGLADPNALNLAVSTALAVEHVGLPECLMNLIECAVYLSLAPKSNSVYLAMKKAQVLPVEEVPLLLRNPVTKEMEKRGYGKGYLYPHDFGGFVSMNYLPERLKNEVIFSPKGVGFEEELLERLKHLWPEKYGGDGMSEIRKEQQYKGRKIKIVKGDITREEVDAIVNAANEYLKHGGGVAGAIVRAGGSVIQEESDRIVRERGRIPTGEAVVTGSGNLKARYVIHAVGPVWRGGNYGEDELLYRAVYNALLRAHELNLKSVTMPAISTGIFGFPKERAAAIFARVIKDFIDHHPDTLLEEIRICNIDEETTRVFEENLKL from the coding sequence TTGAGTATTTCAGAAAGACCCTTGACTGAACTGTTACGTCCCAAAGATTTCGATGATTTCGTTGGTCAAGATCACCTGTTCGGTGAAGACGGCATTTTGAAGAAAACTCTGAAGACGGGAAACATGTTCTCTGCCGTACTGTATGGACCACCGGGGTCTGGAAAGACCTCGGTTCTTTCGTTACTGGAAAGGTACTTCAAAGGAGAAGTCGTCTATCTGAGCTCCACTGTTCATGGTGTTTCTGAGATAAAGAACGTGCTCAAAAGAGGAGAGCAACTGAAAAGGTACGGAAAGAAACTGCTTTTGTTTCTCGATGAGATACACAGGTTGAACAGAAATCAACAGACGGTCCTGGTAACACACGTGGAGAGAGGAGATGTCGTGCTTGTTGCAACCACAACAGAAAATCCTAGTTTTGCCGTTATTCCTGCTCTTCTCTCAAGGTGCAAAATCCTTTACTTCAAACAACTCTCAGAGAATGATCTATTGAAGATCATCGAGAAAGCAGTAGAAAGGCTCGATATGAAACTGAATCATGATGTGAAGAAAGCGCTCGTAAGAAATGCTGAGGGAGACGCAAGAAGGTTACTGAACACCCTCGAGATCGTCCACCAGGTGTTCAAAAACGAGAAGGTAACCATAGAAGATCTGACAGGTCTTTTTGGAAAAAGTGTGAGTTATTCGAAAGAAGAGCACTACGATTTTGCATCCGCGTTCATAAAGAGCATGAGAGGGAGCGATCCGAATGCAGCGATCTACTATCTCGTAAAGATGATAGACATGGGGGAAGATCCCAGATTCATAGCCAGAAGGATGATCATATTTGCAAGCGAAGATGTTGGACTGGCCGATCCAAACGCCCTGAACCTGGCCGTTTCCACAGCACTCGCCGTCGAACACGTGGGACTTCCAGAATGTTTGATGAATTTGATAGAGTGTGCTGTTTACCTTTCCCTTGCTCCAAAGAGCAACTCGGTCTACCTCGCTATGAAAAAGGCGCAGGTGCTTCCAGTAGAAGAAGTCCCACTCCTTTTGAGAAATCCTGTGACAAAAGAGATGGAGAAAAGGGGATACGGAAAGGGGTATCTCTACCCCCACGACTTCGGAGGATTTGTCAGTATGAACTACCTTCCAGAAAGACTGAAAAACGAGGTGATCTTTTCCCCAAAGGGTGTTGGATTTGAAGAAGAACTACTCGAAAGATTAAAACACCTTTGGCCGGAGAAGTATGGGGGTGATGGTATGTCCGAAATCAGGAAAGAGCAGCAGTACAAAGGCAGAAAGATAAAGATCGTGAAGGGAGATATCACAAGAGAGGAGGTCGACGCGATAGTGAACGCCGCCAACGAATATTTGAAGCACGGCGGAGGGGTTGCAGGTGCGATTGTAAGGGCAGGCGGCAGCGTAATACAGGAGGAAAGCGACAGAATAGTGAGAGAACGCGGCAGAATACCCACAGGAGAAGCCGTGGTAACGGGTTCGGGAAACCTCAAGGCTAGATACGTGATCCATGCAGTAGGGCCAGTCTGGAGGGGCGGAAATTACGGAGAAGACGAACTTCTGTACAGGGCAGTCTACAACGCTCTGCTCAGGGCTCATGAACTGAATTTGAAAAGCGTTACAATGCCAGCCATCAGTACCGGTATTTTCGGGTTTCCAAAAGAAAGAGCAGCTGCTATCTTCGCCAGAGTAATTAAAGACTTCATCGATCATCATCCGGACACCTTACTGGAGGAGATTCGCATATGTAACATCGACGAAGAGACAACCAGAGTGTTCGAAGAGAATCTGAAGCTTTGA
- a CDS encoding SDR family oxidoreductase: protein MNVLVTGGAGFIGSHVVDRLIEKGYGVIVIDNLSSGKVENLNRNALFYEQSIEDEEMMERIFSLHRPEYVFHLAAQASVSVSVREPARDAKTNILGSLVLLEKSIKHGVKKFIFSSTGGAIYGENVRIFPTPETEIPHPISPYGIAKYSVEMYLDFFAKEYGLKYTVLRYANVYGPRQDPHGEAGVVAIFTERMLKGEEVHIFGDGEYVRDYVYVDDVAESNLLAMERGDNDVFNIGTGKGITVNELFRMLKEITGYDREPVYKPPRKGDVRKSILDWTKAKEKLGWEPKIPLEEGLRLTVEYFRKTLD from the coding sequence ATGAATGTTCTGGTAACGGGTGGCGCGGGATTCATCGGCTCACATGTGGTCGACAGATTGATAGAGAAGGGTTACGGCGTCATTGTAATCGACAACCTATCCTCTGGAAAGGTCGAGAATCTTAACAGGAACGCTCTGTTCTACGAGCAGAGCATAGAAGATGAAGAGATGATGGAACGCATCTTTTCCCTGCATAGACCCGAATACGTGTTTCATCTTGCAGCCCAGGCGAGTGTGTCTGTTTCGGTAAGGGAACCCGCAAGGGACGCGAAAACGAATATTTTAGGATCTCTTGTCTTACTCGAAAAATCGATCAAACATGGTGTGAAGAAGTTCATATTCTCCTCCACCGGTGGAGCGATCTACGGTGAGAACGTGAGGATCTTTCCCACACCGGAAACAGAAATTCCCCATCCCATATCACCCTACGGCATAGCGAAGTACAGTGTGGAGATGTATCTGGATTTCTTCGCGAAAGAGTACGGGTTGAAATACACCGTTCTCAGGTATGCCAACGTTTACGGTCCAAGACAAGATCCACACGGTGAAGCTGGTGTTGTGGCTATTTTCACTGAGAGGATGCTGAAGGGAGAAGAAGTCCACATATTCGGCGATGGAGAGTATGTGAGAGACTACGTCTACGTTGATGATGTGGCCGAGTCGAATCTTCTCGCTATGGAGAGAGGAGACAACGACGTGTTCAACATTGGAACGGGAAAGGGTATCACCGTGAACGAACTCTTCAGGATGCTGAAAGAAATCACTGGCTACGACAGAGAGCCTGTCTACAAACCTCCGAGGAAAGGCGACGTGAGAAAAAGCATCCTCGACTGGACGAAAGCGAAGGAAAAGCTCGGATGGGAACCGAAAATTCCTCTTGAGGAGGGGTTGAGGCTCACCGTTGAGTATTTCAGAAAGACCCTTGACTGA